A single Campylobacter hyointestinalis subsp. hyointestinalis DNA region contains:
- a CDS encoding ArsR/SmtB family transcription factor: MENLDDFLKITGALNDESRVKILAFLHKYGTLCVCDLQNSLQMIQSRLSRHLKILKDAGFLSVERKGVWAYYGLNENMNSYCKNALNEIQNIQLNLPELNRITQKEKCF; this comes from the coding sequence ATGGAAAATTTAGATGATTTTTTAAAAATTACTGGGGCTTTGAATGATGAAAGTAGAGTAAAAATTCTAGCTTTTTTACACAAATATGGCACTCTTTGCGTATGTGATTTACAAAATTCTTTACAAATGATACAATCACGTCTTTCAAGGCACTTAAAAATCCTAAAAGACGCCGGCTTTTTAAGTGTTGAGAGAAAAGGTGTATGGGCTTACTATGGACTTAATGAAAATATGAACTCATATTGTAAAAATGCTTTAAATGAAATTCAAAATATCCAGCTTAATTTGCCAGAATTAAATAGAATTACTCAAAAAGAAAAGTGTTTTTAA
- a CDS encoding permease: MLEKLLESIKAFIFYFIELSVLFIAIAFIVALLNQKFSKKIERYLSANSLLSYIKAMFLGALTPFCSCSTIPLLIALLKARVSFGVSVAYLLVSPLVNPIIIAMLVISFGLKLSLFYILFIFVFVFIFSLSISKFNSDKFLNDDFIKKEYFTPSNHHNISKQNCCQTKIINFSTQKQSLNSQTKSSYKDLFIKVLKDYKKLLPYIVIGMGIGALIHGFVPKEFLQTYLQEFEIFSVVIAAFVGVLLYIRVEAIIPIGLSLMDCGVSLGAVMSFLISGGGCSLPELILLKRIFKMNFLLIFISCVLFIAIIFGVLIDIFL, translated from the coding sequence ATGTTAGAAAAACTTCTTGAAAGCATTAAAGCTTTTATATTTTATTTTATTGAACTTTCTGTTTTATTTATCGCGATTGCTTTTATAGTGGCACTATTAAATCAGAAATTTTCTAAGAAAATAGAGAGATATCTAAGTGCAAACTCTCTTTTGAGCTATATCAAAGCTATGTTTTTAGGAGCTTTAACACCTTTTTGCTCTTGCTCTACCATACCTTTGCTAATTGCTTTGCTAAAAGCAAGGGTAAGCTTTGGAGTGAGCGTGGCTTATCTTTTAGTCTCACCACTTGTAAACCCGATAATCATCGCTATGCTAGTCATATCTTTTGGTTTAAAACTCAGCTTATTTTATATATTATTTATTTTCGTTTTTGTTTTTATATTTTCTTTGAGTATTTCTAAATTTAACTCTGATAAATTTTTAAACGATGATTTTATCAAAAAAGAGTATTTCACGCCATCAAATCATCACAATATAAGCAAACAAAACTGCTGCCAAACTAAAATAATAAATTTTAGCACTCAAAAACAGAGCTTAAATTCTCAAACTAAAAGTAGCTATAAAGATCTATTTATAAAAGTGTTAAAAGATTATAAAAAACTACTTCCGTATATCGTCATAGGTATGGGCATCGGAGCTCTTATCCACGGTTTTGTTCCAAAAGAATTTTTGCAAACTTATCTACAAGAATTCGAGATCTTTAGTGTCGTAATAGCTGCTTTTGTCGGAGTTTTGCTTTATATCAGAGTCGAAGCCATCATCCCTATAGGTCTATCTTTGATGGATTGTGGCGTATCTTTAGGAGCAGTGATGAGCTTTTTAATATCTGGGGGAGGCTGTTCTTTACCAGAACTCATCTTACTAAAACGCATTTTTAAAATGAATTTCTTACTGATATTTATCTCTTGTGTGCTTTTTATCGCTATAATATTTGGAGTATTAATAGATATATTTTTGTAG
- a CDS encoding DNA polymerase III subunit gamma/tau, which produces MKALALKYRPKSFDELIGQDVVANSLSHALDSSRLGHAYLFSGLRGSGKTSSARIFAKALLCEKGISSHPCEICANCIMANEGRHLDIIEMDAASHRKIDDIRELIEHTKYSPSSARFKIFIIDEVHMLTKEAFNALLKTLEEPPEYIKFILATTDPLKLPATILSRTQHFRFKPISKSNILKHLEFILNKEGIKYEQKALEILSRSGSGSLRDTLTLLDQAIIFSHEFVSQKSVADMLGLLDPQKIEEILEVVASRDKNTLLNLLKELSRSDAELIIDELIINLKDKFINQNSKFSILIFERFFRILSETKNMLGQGSDPEFALYLALFMMLEAFNLTSIDDAIKELKDSKLELVQTSIVAPEQIQIKKIQTPYQDFLNQIYDRDFDLGSCFDECVKFVEFKDNILILNSSASGKNQEILRRSSAIIMEILRKCFGNSAKIEIKKVEAEHKENKAVQKLLESELPQVPDKKLAIEQSQNIETKLSIPVFTKKDEDPLLAQLNSNARELKRLFGEPEILKDND; this is translated from the coding sequence TTGAAAGCACTAGCCCTAAAATACCGCCCAAAGAGCTTTGATGAGCTTATCGGTCAAGACGTTGTAGCTAATAGCTTATCTCACGCACTTGACTCTAGCAGACTTGGTCATGCGTATCTTTTTTCAGGATTAAGGGGAAGTGGTAAAACAAGCAGTGCTAGGATATTTGCCAAAGCTTTGCTTTGTGAGAAAGGTATCAGCTCGCATCCTTGTGAGATTTGTGCAAACTGCATTATGGCAAACGAAGGACGTCACCTAGACATCATCGAGATGGACGCCGCTAGTCACAGAAAAATCGATGATATAAGAGAGCTCATCGAACATACAAAATACTCTCCATCAAGCGCTAGATTTAAGATCTTTATCATCGACGAAGTTCATATGCTCACAAAAGAAGCATTTAATGCTTTACTAAAAACACTTGAAGAACCGCCAGAATACATAAAGTTTATACTAGCGACCACTGATCCGCTTAAGCTTCCAGCCACGATACTCTCACGTACACAGCACTTTAGATTTAAACCAATATCAAAGTCAAATATACTAAAACATCTTGAGTTTATACTAAACAAAGAAGGTATAAAATACGAACAAAAAGCACTTGAGATACTCTCAAGAAGTGGATCTGGAAGCCTTAGAGATACTCTAACTTTACTTGATCAAGCCATTATCTTCTCTCACGAATTCGTTAGTCAAAAATCAGTCGCAGATATGCTTGGACTTCTTGATCCGCAAAAGATAGAAGAGATCCTTGAAGTAGTAGCTAGCAGAGATAAAAACACTCTTTTAAATTTATTAAAAGAACTTAGCCGAAGCGACGCAGAGCTGATCATCGACGAACTCATTATAAATTTAAAAGATAAATTTATAAATCAAAACTCAAAGTTTTCTATACTTATTTTTGAGCGATTTTTTAGGATATTGTCTGAAACAAAAAATATGCTAGGTCAAGGCAGTGATCCTGAGTTTGCCTTGTATTTAGCGCTTTTTATGATGCTTGAAGCTTTTAATCTAACTAGCATAGATGACGCTATAAAAGAGCTCAAAGACAGTAAACTAGAGCTTGTGCAAACAAGCATAGTAGCACCAGAGCAAATACAGATAAAGAAAATTCAAACTCCTTATCAAGACTTTTTAAATCAAATTTACGATAGAGATTTTGATCTTGGAAGTTGCTTTGATGAGTGCGTGAAATTTGTCGAATTTAAAGATAATATTTTGATACTAAACTCAAGTGCAAGCGGTAAAAATCAAGAAATTCTTAGAAGGTCATCTGCTATCATAATGGAAATACTGCGCAAATGCTTTGGAAATAGCGCAAAAATAGAAATAAAAAAGGTAGAAGCTGAGCATAAAGAAAACAAAGCAGTCCAAAAACTTTTAGAAAGCGAGCTACCTCAAGTCCCAGATAAAAAGTTAGCTATAGAACAATCTCAAAACATTGAGACAAAACTCAGCATACCAGTCTTCACAAAAAAAGACGAAGATCCTCTTCTAGCACAACTCAACTCAAATGCGAGAGAGCTAAAAAGACTATTTGGCGAACCTGAGATTTTGAAAGATAATGATTAG
- the rho gene encoding transcription termination factor Rho — translation MENKDNVKEQSYNAGNNKKQHSRTHIPVDGYKIEELRQLDLNNLVAIADEVGVENPREFRRQELVFEILKAQTKQGGFILFTGILEIVPDGYGFLRATDANLSDSANDTYVSLSQIKKFALRVGDIITGQVREPREQEKYYALLKIEAINYKSIQEAKERPLFDNLTPIFPTQKLKLEYDPMKLTGRVLDLFTPIGKGQRGLIVAPPRTGKTELMKELAHGIARNHPEVELIVLLIDERPEEVTDMERSVRGEVFSSTFDLPALNHVRVAELVIEKAKRLVEMGKDVVILLDSITRLARAYNTATPSSGKVLSGGVDANALHKPKRFFGAARNIENGGSLTIVATALIDTGSRMDDVIFEEFKGTGNSEIVLDRNISDRRIYPAINILKSGTRKDELLQGPDKLGKIWAIRNIIATMEDVEALKFLYSKMLKTASNEELLGSMND, via the coding sequence ATGGAAAATAAAGACAATGTCAAAGAGCAATCCTACAACGCAGGGAACAATAAAAAGCAACATTCGCGTACTCATATTCCAGTTGATGGATACAAAATCGAAGAATTAAGACAACTCGACCTTAACAACCTAGTAGCCATAGCAGACGAAGTAGGAGTGGAAAATCCACGCGAATTTCGCCGTCAAGAGCTCGTATTTGAGATACTAAAAGCACAAACAAAACAAGGTGGATTTATACTATTTACAGGTATTTTAGAAATAGTTCCAGACGGATATGGATTTTTAAGGGCAACAGATGCAAATTTAAGCGACTCGGCAAATGACACATACGTAAGTCTTAGCCAAATCAAAAAATTTGCTCTTCGTGTCGGAGATATCATAACAGGACAAGTTAGAGAGCCAAGAGAACAAGAAAAATATTACGCTCTTTTAAAAATAGAAGCTATAAATTATAAATCCATCCAAGAAGCTAAAGAAAGACCGCTATTTGACAACCTAACACCGATTTTTCCAACTCAAAAATTGAAATTAGAATATGACCCGATGAAGCTAACTGGGCGCGTTTTAGACCTTTTTACGCCGATAGGAAAAGGACAGCGCGGACTCATAGTCGCTCCTCCAAGAACAGGTAAAACCGAGCTTATGAAAGAACTAGCTCACGGGATAGCTAGAAATCATCCAGAAGTTGAACTCATAGTTCTTCTTATAGATGAGCGTCCAGAAGAAGTTACTGATATGGAACGCTCAGTAAGAGGAGAGGTATTTAGCTCGACTTTTGACTTGCCTGCGCTAAATCACGTAAGGGTCGCTGAGCTTGTTATAGAAAAAGCAAAACGTTTAGTAGAAATGGGTAAAGATGTAGTGATCTTGCTTGATAGCATCACTCGTTTGGCTCGTGCTTATAACACTGCAACTCCAAGTAGCGGTAAGGTATTAAGTGGTGGCGTAGATGCAAACGCTTTACATAAACCAAAAAGATTTTTCGGTGCAGCAAGAAATATAGAAAATGGCGGAAGCCTAACCATAGTCGCAACAGCTCTAATAGACACAGGCTCACGTATGGATGACGTGATATTTGAAGAGTTTAAGGGTACTGGAAATAGCGAGATCGTGCTAGATAGAAACATCAGCGATAGGAGAATTTATCCAGCTATCAACATCTTAAAATCAGGTACTAGAAAAGACGAACTTCTTCAAGGTCCAGACAAATTAGGCAAAATTTGGGCTATAAGAAATATCATAGCAACAATGGAAGATGTAGAAGCGCTCAAATTCTTATACTCAAAAATGCTTAAAACCGCTAGCAACGAAGAGCTTCTTGGAAGTATGAACGATTAG
- a CDS encoding aldo/keto reductase has protein sequence MQTRREFISNLVKFSGGLALMNSNLFATNKPQIPSVILNNGVKMPILGYGTYDLSDTTKCVLDALSVGYRLIDTAQMYGNEEEVGEALRISKVPLQELFITTKLSQNMSYKETLKSINVALKKLKLEYIDLLLIHGAYSSSKQMYKAMEELYENGILRAIGISNFTAKKYVDFVKDVKITPMINQMETHVFFMQKELRAVMKDTRLEAWSPFANGKNGYFSNLVLDKIAKKHGKTIAQIGLRYLIQNGIIAIPKTSKKSRMIENIDIFDFSLDDEDLTKISHLDTNKSLFGWY, from the coding sequence ATGCAAACAAGAAGAGAATTTATATCAAATTTAGTCAAATTTAGCGGAGGATTAGCGCTTATGAACTCAAATTTATTTGCTACAAACAAGCCACAAATTCCAAGCGTAATTTTAAATAATGGCGTAAAAATGCCTATTTTAGGCTATGGAACATATGATTTGAGCGATACTACCAAATGCGTTTTAGACGCGCTAAGCGTAGGATATAGGCTTATAGACACAGCCCAAATGTATGGCAATGAAGAAGAGGTAGGAGAAGCTTTGCGCATAAGCAAAGTGCCATTACAAGAGCTCTTCATCACTACAAAACTATCACAAAATATGAGCTATAAAGAGACTTTAAAGTCCATAAATGTAGCCCTTAAAAAGCTTAAGCTTGAATATATAGACCTACTTCTTATACACGGGGCGTATTCTAGCTCAAAACAGATGTATAAAGCTATGGAAGAGCTCTATGAAAACGGCATTTTAAGGGCTATTGGGATTTCAAATTTTACCGCTAAAAAATATGTTGATTTTGTAAAAGATGTCAAAATAACGCCTATGATAAACCAAATGGAAACTCATGTGTTTTTTATGCAAAAAGAACTAAGAGCAGTCATGAAAGATACGCGTTTAGAGGCTTGGAGTCCTTTTGCAAACGGCAAAAACGGGTATTTTTCAAATCTTGTTTTAGACAAAATTGCTAAAAAACACGGTAAAACTATAGCACAAATCGGGCTTAGATACTTGATACAAAACGGCATCATCGCTATCCCAAAAACCAGCAAAAAAAGCAGAATGATAGAAAATATAGATATTTTTGATTTTAGTCTTGATGATGAAGATTTAACTAAAATTTCACACTTAGATACAAACAAATCATTATTTGGATGGTACTAA
- a CDS encoding heavy metal translocating P-type ATPase, with product MGKFKCLHCKSEFDTSGAILDENGNEFCCNGCKNVFAFLSSNGLDEFYDRLGKQTHIKAKKVEEFKDESSKSFYKNYVKNSNGFCEIYLIIEGIHCSACVWLNEKVLSNLNGIVEIEINTASNKAHIKWDDSIVKLPEILNMIMAIGYNPVPYDPNKAEARASQKRREFYAKMLTGLFCTMNIMWIAVALYSGYFSGMSSEIKDILHFAEFVLSSPVLFYTGSEFFKSAYLGLKNKRVGMDLSVAVGASMAYFYSVYAMLSRSGEVYFDSVAMIITFVFIGKFLEVISKKRAIDNLDSLSGMLVSEVSVKNGDDYELKSVNDVKIGDILALRQSERVQIDGIVKSGVGSFDYSSLSGESLPVLLKSGDEIISGAICVDGALEYEAKKTFESSMLSKIISLLENASFKKPRIEEFANQISGKFSIVILLLGMLTFIFWSFNSSVSNAVIIAVSVIIIACPCALSLATPVASLIGLGVSLKKGVIFKEARILESLAKCKCIVFDKTGTLTKAKLTLVKATKFEEFDENLLYSLLSVSTHPVSVALKSSLEGKIYPLQEVQNVLARGVKAKFNGISLVGGSSEFMRELGIYADFSDANYCFAINGRVVALFELEDELRSDAKDVITKLIDSGFKVVMLTGDDKKVAKKVAKTLGIDEFYAGVDPIRKSAIIKELNLNMPTVMVGDGINDSVALSMASVGICLGSGAAISVEKSDVILLNDNLSSLKDAIDISRYTFKAIKQNLAFSLIYNAITVPLAMAGFIIPLFAALSMSFSSVIVVLNSSKIKFKG from the coding sequence ATGGGTAAATTTAAATGTCTTCATTGTAAAAGCGAGTTTGATACTAGCGGTGCGATTTTAGACGAAAATGGCAATGAATTTTGCTGTAATGGCTGTAAAAATGTATTTGCTTTTTTGAGTTCAAATGGGCTTGATGAGTTTTACGATAGGCTTGGAAAACAGACGCATATAAAAGCAAAAAAAGTAGAAGAGTTTAAAGATGAGTCTAGTAAAAGTTTTTACAAAAATTATGTTAAAAATAGCAACGGCTTTTGCGAAATTTATCTTATTATAGAAGGAATTCACTGCTCAGCTTGCGTATGGCTAAATGAAAAAGTTTTATCAAATTTAAATGGCATAGTCGAAATAGAAATAAATACCGCATCAAATAAGGCTCACATAAAATGGGACGATAGCATAGTAAAATTGCCTGAAATTTTAAATATGATTATGGCTATTGGCTACAATCCTGTGCCTTATGACCCAAACAAAGCAGAGGCAAGAGCTTCGCAAAAAAGAAGGGAATTTTATGCAAAAATGCTTACTGGGCTTTTTTGCACGATGAATATAATGTGGATTGCAGTAGCACTTTACTCTGGATATTTTAGCGGAATGAGTAGTGAGATAAAAGACATCTTGCATTTTGCTGAGTTTGTTCTTTCTAGCCCTGTGCTTTTTTATACCGGTAGTGAGTTTTTTAAATCTGCTTATTTGGGGCTGAAAAACAAAAGAGTAGGTATGGATTTAAGTGTAGCTGTCGGGGCTAGCATGGCGTATTTTTACTCAGTTTATGCGATGCTTTCACGCAGTGGCGAAGTATATTTTGATAGTGTAGCGATGATAATCACCTTTGTGTTTATAGGGAAATTTTTAGAGGTTATAAGCAAAAAAAGAGCTATTGATAACTTAGATAGTTTAAGCGGTATGCTAGTTAGTGAAGTTAGCGTGAAAAATGGTGATGATTATGAGCTAAAAAGCGTCAATGATGTAAAAATAGGCGATATCTTAGCTTTGCGTCAGTCAGAAAGAGTTCAGATAGATGGTATTGTAAAAAGTGGAGTTGGGAGCTTTGATTATTCGAGTTTGAGTGGTGAGAGCTTGCCTGTGCTGTTAAAAAGTGGTGATGAGATAATAAGCGGTGCGATATGTGTAGATGGAGCTTTGGAGTATGAAGCAAAGAAAACTTTTGAAAGTTCTATGCTTAGTAAAATCATCTCTTTGCTTGAAAATGCAAGTTTTAAAAAGCCACGCATCGAAGAGTTTGCAAATCAAATTTCGGGTAAATTTTCTATTGTAATTTTGCTTTTAGGAATGCTTACATTTATATTTTGGAGCTTTAACTCTAGTGTGTCAAATGCAGTAATCATCGCTGTTTCTGTTATAATCATCGCTTGTCCTTGTGCTCTGAGCTTAGCTACGCCAGTAGCTAGCTTGATAGGTCTTGGGGTGAGCTTGAAAAAAGGTGTGATATTTAAAGAAGCAAGGATATTAGAGAGTTTAGCAAAGTGCAAATGTATAGTTTTTGATAAAACTGGCACTCTTACTAAAGCTAAACTGACTTTGGTAAAAGCTACTAAATTTGAAGAATTTGATGAAAACTTGCTTTATTCTTTGCTTAGTGTTTCTACTCATCCAGTAAGCGTTGCACTTAAAAGCTCATTAGAGGGGAAAATTTACCCTTTACAAGAAGTGCAAAATGTATTGGCTCGTGGAGTAAAAGCTAAATTTAATGGTATTAGCTTAGTTGGTGGAAGTAGTGAGTTTATGCGTGAGCTTGGAATTTATGCAGATTTTAGTGATGCGAATTATTGTTTTGCGATAAATGGTAGAGTGGTTGCTTTGTTTGAGCTAGAAGACGAGCTAAGAAGTGATGCAAAAGATGTCATAACAAAGCTGATAGATAGCGGTTTTAAGGTCGTTATGCTGACTGGAGATGATAAAAAAGTAGCTAAAAAAGTAGCTAAAACACTTGGTATAGATGAGTTTTATGCTGGAGTTGATCCTATTAGAAAATCTGCTATCATAAAAGAGTTAAATTTAAATATGCCTACTGTTATGGTAGGAGATGGTATAAATGACAGCGTTGCGCTGAGCATGGCAAGTGTGGGTATATGCCTTGGAAGTGGCGCTGCTATCAGCGTAGAAAAAAGCGATGTTATCTTGCTAAATGATAATCTAAGTAGCCTAAAAGATGCCATAGATATCTCTAGATATACATTTAAAGCTATTAAACAAAATCTCGCTTTTTCGCTTATTTATAACGCTATAACCGTGCCTCTAGCTATGGCAGGGTTCATCATACCGCTATTTGCTGCACTTTCTATGTCTTTTAGCTCGGTAATAGTTGTTTTAAACTCATCTAAGATCAAATTTAAAGGTTAA
- the ccoS gene encoding cbb3-type cytochrome oxidase assembly protein CcoS, producing the protein MGAIIAIMLGISTFLGALALFGLIWGVKNRQFDDYSKFLDGTKYDSEDSLNDAYKMEKRKEELIKKKKESGYRPPD; encoded by the coding sequence ATGGGAGCGATCATAGCTATAATGCTTGGAATTTCTACATTTCTTGGAGCCTTGGCTCTTTTTGGGCTAATTTGGGGTGTGAAAAATAGACAATTTGATGATTATTCCAAATTTTTAGATGGTACAAAGTATGATAGCGAGGATTCACTCAATGATGCATATAAGATGGAAAAAAGAAAAGAAGAGCTTATAAAAAAGAAAAAAGAAAGCGGTTATCGCCCACCTGATTAA
- a CDS encoding c-type cytochrome: MKKILFVSVIAAFACSAFAADGATIFKKCAVCHGAKAEKKYLNKVPVLTEIDAATRLADMKAYKDGTLNGGKGKVGMGGIMKGQMAPLSEADMVAVNDYISTLK; encoded by the coding sequence ATGAAAAAGATTTTATTTGTTTCTGTTATAGCTGCTTTCGCATGTAGCGCTTTTGCGGCTGATGGCGCGACTATTTTCAAAAAATGCGCAGTTTGCCACGGCGCAAAAGCTGAGAAAAAATACCTAAATAAAGTTCCAGTACTCACTGAGATAGATGCTGCAACACGTCTAGCAGATATGAAAGCATACAAAGACGGAACATTAAATGGCGGTAAAGGTAAAGTTGGTATGGGCGGAATTATGAAAGGTCAAATGGCTCCACTAAGCGAAGCTGATATGGTCGCAGTTAATGACTATATCTCAACTTTAAAATAA
- a CDS encoding c-type cytochrome, whose protein sequence is MRKILFISALAALSCSLYAADGATIFNKCKACHGAKAEKSYLNKVPVLTTVDAAERLALMKEYKAGTVEGGKGKFGMGGVMKGQMATLSEADMAAVNDYISTLK, encoded by the coding sequence ATGAGAAAAATTTTATTTATCTCTGCACTTGCTGCTTTGAGCTGTAGTTTGTACGCTGCTGATGGTGCGACTATTTTTAACAAATGTAAAGCTTGTCACGGCGCAAAAGCTGAGAAAAGCTATCTAAACAAAGTTCCAGTACTTACTACGGTAGACGCTGCTGAGAGACTTGCTCTTATGAAAGAGTATAAAGCTGGCACAGTAGAAGGCGGTAAAGGTAAATTTGGAATGGGCGGCGTAATGAAAGGTCAAATGGCTACACTAAGCGAAGCTGATATGGCTGCTGTCAATGACTATATTTCAACTTTGAAATAA
- the gmhB gene encoding D-glycero-beta-D-manno-heptose 1,7-bisphosphate 7-phosphatase, producing the protein MKKIKAIFLDRDGVINKDLGYVSKIDDFVFCDGIFEALRGFLKLGFALFVVTNQSGIGRGYYTEDDFLNLTKFMLDRFKKEDIDIKKIYYCPHVPEENCDCRKPKPGMILKALSEFDINLESSMMIGDKNSDILAANSAGIDNCYLIGEDSSLKTVLDVYKLVYKECI; encoded by the coding sequence ATGAAAAAAATAAAAGCGATTTTTTTAGATAGAGACGGAGTTATAAATAAAGACTTGGGTTATGTTAGTAAAATCGATGATTTCGTGTTTTGTGATGGTATTTTTGAAGCTTTGCGCGGATTTTTGAAGCTTGGTTTTGCGCTATTTGTAGTTACGAATCAATCTGGCATAGGAAGAGGATATTACACTGAGGATGATTTTTTAAATTTAACTAAATTTATGCTTGATAGATTTAAAAAAGAAGACATTGACATAAAAAAAATATATTATTGCCCTCATGTTCCAGAAGAAAACTGCGATTGTAGAAAACCAAAGCCGGGTATGATTTTAAAGGCTTTGAGCGAATTTGATATAAATTTAGAAAGTTCTATGATGATAGGTGATAAAAATAGCGATATACTAGCCGCAAACTCCGCAGGTATCGATAATTGCTATTTAATCGGCGAAGATAGCAGCTTAAAAACCGTTTTAGACGTGTATAAGTTAGTATATAAGGAATGTATATGA
- the rfaD gene encoding ADP-glyceromanno-heptose 6-epimerase, which yields MKIVVTGGAGFIGSNLAKYFMDENEVLVVDKFRSNEVFSNGNLKSFGHFKNLIGFKGEIYCGDICSKETLKRIENFNPDVIFHEAAISDTTVSEQDEIIKINLNSFKDLLKIAKNCGSKMIYASSGATYGNAPSPQTVGHLENPASVYGFSKLMMDELAKEFYAKFKTHIVGLRYFNVYGGGEFFKNKTSSMILQFGLQILSGKTPKLFEGSDKILRDFVYIKDVINANKLAINGISGVYNVGTANPRSFQDIADILQREIGVNLGNEYIKNPYTTQYQFHTQANITTTKNGLKYEPKWSLEDGIKDYLPEIRRIFKEELNG from the coding sequence ATGAAAATAGTAGTAACTGGAGGAGCCGGATTTATCGGTTCAAATTTAGCCAAATATTTTATGGACGAAAATGAAGTTTTGGTTGTGGATAAATTTAGAAGTAATGAAGTTTTTAGCAACGGAAATTTAAAAAGTTTTGGTCATTTTAAAAATTTAATCGGCTTCAAAGGCGAGATTTACTGCGGCGATATCTGTTCTAAAGAGACTTTAAAACGCATAGAGAATTTTAATCCAGATGTTATATTTCACGAAGCAGCGATCTCAGATACTACTGTGAGTGAGCAAGACGAGATAATAAAAATAAATTTAAACTCATTCAAGGATCTATTAAAAATAGCTAAAAACTGTGGTTCAAAAATGATATACGCAAGCAGCGGTGCCACATACGGCAATGCTCCAAGTCCGCAAACTGTCGGACATCTTGAAAATCCAGCAAGTGTTTATGGTTTTTCTAAGCTGATGATGGATGAGCTAGCTAAAGAGTTTTATGCTAAGTTCAAAACTCATATCGTTGGGCTTAGGTATTTTAACGTATATGGCGGAGGTGAGTTTTTCAAAAACAAAACTTCTTCTATGATTTTGCAGTTTGGGCTTCAAATTTTAAGTGGCAAAACTCCAAAATTATTTGAAGGTAGTGATAAAATTTTAAGAGATTTTGTGTATATAAAAGACGTTATAAACGCAAATAAACTAGCTATAAATGGTATAAGCGGAGTTTATAATGTAGGAACAGCAAATCCTAGGAGTTTTCAAGATATCGCTGATATTTTGCAGCGTGAAATCGGTGTAAATTTAGGCAACGAATATATAAAAAATCCATATACCACTCAGTATCAGTTTCATACTCAAGCAAATATCACTACTACAAAAAATGGGTTAAAATATGAACCAAAATGGAGTTTGGAAGATGGGATTAAGGATTATTTGCCAGAGATCAGACGTATTTTTAAGGAAGAATTAAATGGTTAA